From a single Nicotiana tomentosiformis chromosome 2, ASM39032v3, whole genome shotgun sequence genomic region:
- the LOC104084540 gene encoding floral homeotic protein AGAMOUS isoform X2, translated as MDFQSDLTREISPQRKLGRGKIEIKRIENTTNRQVTFCKRRNGLLKKAYELSVLCDAEVALIVFSSRGRLYEYANNSVKATIERYKKACSDSSNTGSISEANAQYYQQEASKLRAQIGNLQNQNRNMLGESLAALSLRDLKNLEQKIEKGISKIRSKKNELLFAEIEYMQKREIDLHNNNQYLRAKIAETERAQQQQQQQQMNLMPGSSSYELVPPPHQFDTRNYLQVNGLQTNNHYTRQDQPSLQLV; from the exons ATGGACTTCCAAAGTGATCTAACAAGAGAGATCTCTCCACAAAGGAAACTGGGAAGAGGAAAGATTGAGATCAAACGGATCGAAAACACAACGAATCGTCAAGTCACTTTCTGCAAGAGACGCAATGGTTTACTCAAAAAGGCCTATGAATTATCTGTGCTCTGTGATGCTGAGGTTGCTTTGATTGTCTTCTCAAGCAGAGGCAGACTCTATGAGTATGCCAACAACAG TGTGAAAGCAACaattgagaggtacaagaaagcTTGTTCAGATTCCTCAAACACTGGTTCAATTTCCGAGGCCAATGCTCAG TATTATCAGCAAGAAGCCTCCAAACTGCGCGCACAAATTGGAAATCTGCAGAATCAGAACAG GAACATGTTGGGTGAATCACTGGCTGCACTGAGCCTCAGAGATCTGAAGAATCTGGAACAAAAAATTGAAAAAGGCATTAGCAAAATCAGATCCAAAAAG AATGAGCTGCTGTTTGCTGAAATTGAGTACATGCAGAAGAGG GAAATTGATTTACACAACAACAATCAGTACCTGAGAGCAAAG ATTGCTGAAACTGAGAGAGctcagcagcagcagcagcagcagcagatGAACTTGATGCCAGGGAGTTCAAGCTATGAGCTTGTGCCTCCACCTCATCAATTTGATACTCGAAACTATTTACAAGTTAATGGTTTGCAAACCAACAACCATTACACTAGACAAGACCAACCATCTCTTCAACTAGT CTAA
- the LOC104084539 gene encoding serine/threonine-protein kinase 12-like, with translation MNPDLEMEPVRFALGKQSSLAPEKGVEVAVEIESEDGEEGDVVNIDPKIRLMYSANEGDIEGIKELLDLGTNVNFRDIDERTALHVAACQGYSDVVKLLLDNGAEIDPKDRWGSTPLGDAIHYKNHHVIKLLEEHGAEPPMAPMHVNNSREVPEYEIDAKELDFTNSIELTKGTFHIASWRGIQVAVKKFGEDVIADEDKVTAFRDELALLQKIRHPNVVQFLGAVTQSSPMMIVTEYLPKGDLHAYLKKEGPLRPTKAIRFAMDIARGLNYLHEIRPEAIIHRDLEPSNILRDDTGHLKVADFGVSKLLKVTNRVKEDKPLTCDDTSCRYVAPEVFKNEEYDTKVDVFSFALILQEMIEGCPPFHAKIENEVPKLYTAKERPPFKAPGKFYAHGLRELIEECWNEKPALRPTFKQIIPRLESIYNKFGHKRRWKVRPLKCFQNFEAMWKKDHSSLSSRNGGSSRSNSSI, from the exons ATGAATCCTGATCTAGAAATGGAACCGGTAAGATTCGCATTGGGTAAGCAATCGTCCCTTGCACCGGAAAAGGGGGTTGAGGTGGCAGTGGAAATTGAGAGCGAAGATGGAGAAGAAGGTGATGTTGTAAATATTGATCCAAAGATCAGGTTGATGTATTCAGCTAATGAGGGTGATATAGAGGGGATCAAGGAGCTTTTGGACTTAGGGACTAATGTAAACTTTCGAGACATTGATGAGAGGACTGCACTGCATGTTGCTGCTTGCCAAGGTTACAGTGATGTTGTGAAGCTGTTGCTTGATAATGGGGCTGAAATTGATCCCAAAGATCGATGGGGAAGCACG CCTCTTGGAGATGCAATACATTATAAAAATCATCATGTGATCAAGCTACTGGAGGAACATGGTGCCGAGCCTCCT ATGGCACCCATGCATGTCAATAATTCACGTGAAGTTCCAGAATATGAGATTGATGCTAAAGAACTTGATTTCACGAACAGCATTGAATTGACCAAG GGAACGTTCCATATTGCCTCGTGGCGTGGAATACAAGTTGCTGTTAAAAAATTCGGAGAGGATGTGATTGCTGATGAGGATAAAGT GACGGCATTCAGGGATGAGCTTGCACTGCTCCAGAAGATAAGACATCCAAATGTCGTCCAATTTCTTGGTGCTGTAACACAAAGCAGCCCGATGATGATAGTGACAGAATACTTACCAAAA GGTGATCTCCATGCATATTTGAAGAAAGAAGGACCTCTTAGACCAACCAAGGCTATCAGATTTGCAATGGACATCGCAAG GGGACTGAACTATCTACATGAAATTAGACCTGAAGCAATTATTCATCGTGACCTAGAGCCTTC AAATATTTTACGGGATGACACTGGACATCTGAAAGTTGCTGATTTTGGAGTCAGCAAGCTACTGAAAGTTACCAACAGGGTCAAAGAAGATAAGCCTCTGACATGTGATGACACTTCTT GTCGATATGTAGCTCCGGAGGTTTTCAAAAATGAGGAATATGATACCAAAGTTGATGTCTTTTCCTTTGCTTTAATTTTGCAAGAG ATGATTGAAGGCTGCCCTCCTTTCCATGCAAAGATAGAAAATGAAGTACCTAAATTATATACTGCCAAGGAGCGCCCTCCTTTTAAAGCTCCAGGGAAGTTTTATGCCCATGGACTTAGAGA GCTGATTGAAGAGTGCTGGAATGAGAAGCCGGCCCTGCGTCCAACTTTCAAGCAAATTATCCCAAGGCTTGAGTCTATTTACAACAAATTTGGCCACAAAAGGCGTTGGAAG GTTAGACCATTGAAATGTTTTCAAAATTTCGAGGCTATGTGGAAGAAGGATCACTCAAGTTTAAGTAGCCGGAATGGCGGCTCATCTCGATCAAACAGCAGCATCTAG
- the LOC104084540 gene encoding floral homeotic protein AGAMOUS isoform X3, translating to MDFQSDLTREISPQRKLGRGKIEIKRIENTTNRQVTFCKRRNGLLKKAYELSVLCDAEVALIVFSSRGRLYEYANNSVKATIERYKKACSDSSNTGSISEANAQYYQQEASKLRAQIGNLQNQNRNMLGESLAALSLRDLKNLEQKIEKGISKIRSKKNELLFAEIEYMQKREIDLHNNNQYLRAKIAETERAQQQQQQQQMNLMPGSSSYELVPPPHQFDTRNYLQVNGLQTNNHYTRQDQPSLQLV from the exons ATGGACTTCCAAAGTGATCTAACAAGAGAGATCTCTCCACAAAGGAAACTGGGAAGAGGAAAGATTGAGATCAAACGGATCGAAAACACAACGAATCGTCAAGTCACTTTCTGCAAGAGACGCAATGGTTTACTCAAAAAGGCCTATGAATTATCTGTGCTCTGTGATGCTGAGGTTGCTTTGATTGTCTTCTCAAGCAGAGGCAGACTCTATGAGTATGCCAACAACAG TGTGAAAGCAACaattgagaggtacaagaaagcTTGTTCAGATTCCTCAAACACTGGTTCAATTTCCGAGGCCAATGCTCAG TATTATCAGCAAGAAGCCTCCAAACTGCGCGCACAAATTGGAAATCTGCAGAATCAGAACAG GAACATGTTGGGTGAATCACTGGCTGCACTGAGCCTCAGAGATCTGAAGAATCTGGAACAAAAAATTGAAAAAGGCATTAGCAAAATCAGATCCAAAAAG AATGAGCTGCTGTTTGCTGAAATTGAGTACATGCAGAAGAGG GAAATTGATTTACACAACAACAATCAGTACCTGAGAGCAAAG ATTGCTGAAACTGAGAGAGctcagcagcagcagcagcagcagcagatGAACTTGATGCCAGGGAGTTCAAGCTATGAGCTTGTGCCTCCACCTCATCAATTTGATACTCGAAACTATTTACAAGTTAATGGTTTGCAAACCAACAACCATTACACTAGACAAGACCAACCATCTCTTCAACTAGTGTGA
- the LOC104084540 gene encoding floral homeotic protein AGAMOUS isoform X1 encodes MDFQSDLTREISPQRKLGRGKIEIKRIENTTNRQVTFCKRRNGLLKKAYELSVLCDAEVALIVFSSRGRLYEYANNSVKATIERYKKACSDSSNTGSISEANAQYYQQEASKLRAQIGNLQNQNRNMLGESLAALSLRDLKNLEQKIEKGISKIRSKKNELLFAEIEYMQKRQEIDLHNNNQYLRAKIAETERAQQQQQQQQMNLMPGSSSYELVPPPHQFDTRNYLQVNGLQTNNHYTRQDQPSLQLV; translated from the exons ATGGACTTCCAAAGTGATCTAACAAGAGAGATCTCTCCACAAAGGAAACTGGGAAGAGGAAAGATTGAGATCAAACGGATCGAAAACACAACGAATCGTCAAGTCACTTTCTGCAAGAGACGCAATGGTTTACTCAAAAAGGCCTATGAATTATCTGTGCTCTGTGATGCTGAGGTTGCTTTGATTGTCTTCTCAAGCAGAGGCAGACTCTATGAGTATGCCAACAACAG TGTGAAAGCAACaattgagaggtacaagaaagcTTGTTCAGATTCCTCAAACACTGGTTCAATTTCCGAGGCCAATGCTCAG TATTATCAGCAAGAAGCCTCCAAACTGCGCGCACAAATTGGAAATCTGCAGAATCAGAACAG GAACATGTTGGGTGAATCACTGGCTGCACTGAGCCTCAGAGATCTGAAGAATCTGGAACAAAAAATTGAAAAAGGCATTAGCAAAATCAGATCCAAAAAG AATGAGCTGCTGTTTGCTGAAATTGAGTACATGCAGAAGAGG CAGGAAATTGATTTACACAACAACAATCAGTACCTGAGAGCAAAG ATTGCTGAAACTGAGAGAGctcagcagcagcagcagcagcagcagatGAACTTGATGCCAGGGAGTTCAAGCTATGAGCTTGTGCCTCCACCTCATCAATTTGATACTCGAAACTATTTACAAGTTAATGGTTTGCAAACCAACAACCATTACACTAGACAAGACCAACCATCTCTTCAACTAGT CTAA